Within Oscillospiraceae bacterium, the genomic segment GCCAAGTGTTTCAAGACAAGCTCGAAGCAAGCGGCATGATACAAAGTATGTCGCGTGTGGGGCGCTGCATCGACAACAGCCCGATGGAATCATTTTGGAGCATTATTAAGACCGAGATGTACCATCGTGCTAAGTTTCCGAATTACGCCAGCCTTAAATCCGCCATTGATGAGTACATCATATTCTACAACAACCATCGCTATCAAGAAAAGCTCGGCTGGCTTGCACCGCTTGAATTGCGGCGTATGTTAGCGATGCGATAGCGGCAATTCGGTTTTCCCGCTTGTTTTTGATATTTTAGCTGTCTACTTGACAGGGGGCGCGGCAACTTGTCGGCAAGTATAGCCGTACAGATACATAAAGAAAATCAACTGAACCGTTTTTGCTTTCTTTGTCTTTCAATATCTTTTCTTGCATTATTATTCCTCCGCGAATAATATTGATGGAATGTATTAAATATACAATGTTCCCGAGCAAAAAGAAAATAACCACAGGGCAGCATATATGCTTGTAGTTATTTTTATTAGGTTGTAGCCACTCGTTATTCCGCAAACTATTTTTTGCCGCGG encodes:
- a CDS encoding IS3 family transposase, whose amino-acid sequence is DKSIVSHTVMRNNSSRLADIVFDDAVRNNPNATPLFHSDRGVQYTRQVFQDKLEASGMIQSMSRVGRCIDNSPMESFWSIIKTEMYHRAKFPNYASLKSAIDEYIIFYNNHRYQEKLGWLAPLELRRMLAMR